The proteins below come from a single Drosophila busckii strain San Diego stock center, stock number 13000-0081.31 chromosome X, ASM1175060v1, whole genome shotgun sequence genomic window:
- the LOC108604972 gene encoding uncharacterized protein LOC108604972: protein MSNCRWAMLLLLLATSNAAETSNSSNTAAAALRGNFGFQQHFGNITILHEVKSAEAEELPLQLNTHEVLPLKPLKKKPYLPLEKVLPVLDYIKPQPLKEYELHPVTFDFNLGDLEDLEHEVIKKAELNSEEQHVLATNVEDNDTVVVDIAELTTEAAAATAATTTATAETAATTAAVASSTPSSHILKILRSKPPTKKGRELLKASDLDLQLKTLGSTINSISHYLANNSATLANSSSSGSGSGSVGGSLAESLYGSANYFQIVTNLYDHFYWQIAEIRTNVRNACALEMQAYLTALHSSYEWAQRAYDASGRYRGQLLFGNDKWLGQLTFCLELNRQQGEGERKHIDLEFFVADIMLHLPQLNLTQQRQQFLSLGECLPKSCTPHDVQSVLTLDPYARMLTMLAGHNASNVQQPALQVLRVRTVPGPYSHWQQLKFQVFISFLLTLLLVMIVATYYQLKIDERRLVAAPIPAISAKCDAALKGGNGSSADTAYYGKPFELFQMRPLASNGIVASDSSSLEMDLNGNRQRVAEVAAAAAAAAAAETQAAEPTTSNCDSLGKSEMNDYQVETGSCAGVAGTYEAEQPIALHQQLLLCFALQTNAKAILNIDKTKETHTSCLHGLRVFSVLWTMMVHTYLQMFAIGENKFERVITERSFWYQVIGNATFSVDSFFFISGLLVTLLYVKQERKCPAEHGKFVKRSCMETLMLLLYRYLRLTPVYLFVVLFNDFAVRQGLDSSVFQPAKIEHNTCRIYWWRNILYINNFFPQQEMCMMWSWYMANDMQFYVMASLLLALSRKYFKAIAVTLFVFLISSWSMAGIISLQHQYTHKVALPFESFDFLYDKPWQRVGAYIVGMFAGYALYKLKTPPKISRRMNLTLWAASLLTLLLVVFGVWEGELSQVSTAFYVGVAHTAFGCGLVWIVLSCCWGLAPTVNAILSYRVLWPLSRLTYCAYLIHPIIMFICSSHMSGTVHLNNPMILTMFLGNAVVSFGTAFVISALFEAPVIRILKICFKK from the exons atgagCAATTGCCGCTGGgctatgctgctgttgctgctggcaacttCCAATGCAGCAGagacaagcaacagcagcaacacggccgccgccgccttgcGTGGCAACTTTGGGTTCCAGCAACATTTTGGCAATATAACGATACTGCATGAGGTAAAGTCAGCGGAGGCGGAGGAGCTGCCATTGCAGCTGAATACGCACGAAGTGTTGCCGCTGAAGCCGTTGAAAAAGAAACCCTATTTACCGTTAGAGAAGGTGCTGCCAGTGCTGGACTACATCAAGCCGCAGCCGCTAAAGGAATACGAACTGCATCCGGTTactttcgatttcaatttggGTGACTTGGAGGATCTGGAGCATGAGGTCATTAAAAAAGCTGAGCTCAATAGCGAGGAGCAGCATGTGCTGGCCACAAATGTTGAAGACAACGAtacagttgttgttgacatTGCTGAGCTgacaacagaagcagcagcagcaacagctgccacaacaacagcaacagcagaaacagcagcaacaacagcagctgttgccagctCCACGCCCAGTTCACATATTCTAAAGATACTACGCAGCAAGCCGCCCACAAAAAAGGGGCGTGAGCTGCTCAAAGCAAGCGATTTGGATTTACAGCTCAAGACTTTGGGCAGCACCATCAACAGCATTAGTCACTATCTGGCCAACAATAGTGCAACATtggctaacagcagcagcagcggcagcggcagcggcagcgttggCGGCAGCTTGGCTGAGTCGCTTTATGGCTCTGCTaactattttcaaattgttacCAATCTCTATGATCATTTCTATTGGCAAATCGCTGAGATACGCACAAATGTGCGCAATGCTTGCGCCTTGGAGATGCAAGCGTATCTCACAGCTTTGCATTCGAGCTACGAGTGGGCGCAGCGAG cctATGACGCCTCTGGCCGCTATCGAGGTCAACTGCTGTTCGGCAATGACAAGTGGCTGGGGCAATTGACCTTCTGCCTGGAGCTGAATCGCCAGCAGGGGGAGGGGGAGCGCAAGCACATCGATCTGGAGTTCTTTGTGGCAGACATAATGCTGCACTTGCCGCAGCTGAACTtgacgcagcagcggcagcagttcCTCAGCCTGGGCGAGTGTCTGCCCAAGTCCTGTACGCCACACGATGTACAGTCCGTGTTGACGCTAGATCCTTATGCCAGGATGCTGACCATGCTGGCGGGGCACAATGCCAGCAATGTGCAGCAGCCGGCGTTGCAAGTGCTGCGCGTGCGCACTGTGCCGGGTCCCTATAGCcattggcagcagctcaagttcCAGGTGTTTAT cagctttttgctTACACTGCTGCTGGTCATGATTGTGGCCACCTACTATCAGCTGAAGATCGATGAGCGGCGTCTGGTGGCGGCGCCCATACCCGCCATAAGCGCCAAGTGCGATGCGGCGCTCAAAGGCGGCAATGGCAGCTCCGCGGACACCGCCTACTATGGCAAGCCCTTTGAGCTCTTCCAGATGCGTCCGCTGGCCAGCAATGGCATCGTAGCCAGCGATAGCTCCTCACTCGAAATGGACTTGAATGGCAACAGGCAGCGTGTGGCAgaagttgccgctgccgctgctgctgctgctgctgcagagaCGCAAGCTGCGGAGCCAACAACTTCCAATTGCGATTCGCTGGGCAAGAGCGAAATGAATGATTACCAAGTGGAAACGGGCAGCTGTGCGGGTGTTGCAGGCACCTACGAGGCGGAGCAGCCAATTG CTTTAcatcagcagctgttgctctgCTTTGCACTGCAAACAAATGCGAAGGCCATACTAAACATAGACAAGACCAAGGAG acacacacatcCTGTTTGCATGGACTGCGCGTCTTCTCAGTGCTTTGGACGATGATGGTGCACACAtatttgcaaatgtttgcaattgGTGAAAATAAG TTTGAGCGCGTGATAACGGAACGTTCATTCTGGTATCAGGTCATAGGCAATGCCACCTTCTCGGTCGATTCGTTTTTCTTCATCAGCGGCCTGCTTGTCACTTTGCTGTACGTTAAACAGGAGCGCAAGTGTCCTGCCGAGCATGGAAAATTCGTTAAACGCAGCTGCATGGAAACATTAATGCTTCTCCTTTACCGTTATTTGCGCTTGACGCCCGTCTACCTCTTTGTCGTACTCTTCAATGATTTCGCTGTGAG ACAGGGCCTGGACTCTTCGGTTTTCCAGCCTGCAAAAATCGAGCACAACACTTGCCGCATCTACTGGTGGCGCAACATTCTCTATATAAACAACTTCTTTCCACAGCAGGAGATGTGCATGATGTGGAGCTGGTACATGGCCAATGATATGCAATTCTATGTCATGGCCTCACTGCTGCTCGCGCTGTCCAGAAA atACTTTAAGGCCATTGCTGTGACGTTGTTTGTTTTCCTGATTAGCTCCTGGAGCATGGCGGGCATTATATCCTTGCAACATCAGTATACCCATAAGGTGGCGCTGCCCTTTGAGTCCTTTGACTTTCTATACGACAAGCCCTGGCAACGTGTGGGCGCCTATATTGTAG GCATGTTTGCTGGCTATGCGCTGTACAAACTGAAGACGCCACCAAAAATCTCCAGACGGATGAATCTAACTCTTTGGGCCGCCAGTTTGCTCACACTGCTGCTCGTTGTGTTTGGCGTGTGGGAGGGTGAACTGAGTCAAGTGAGCACAGCCTTctatgtgggcgtggcacacactGCCTTTGGCTGCGGCCTGGTGTGGATTGTCTTGTCCTGTTGCTGGGGCCTGGCGCCCACAGTGAATGCGATTCTCTCCTATCGCGTGCTCTGGCCACTGTCTCGACTGACTTATTGCGCCTATCTGATCCATCCGATTATAATGTTTATATGCTCGTCGCACATGAGCGGAACGGTGCATCTGAACAATCCGATGATACTGACCATGTTTCTGGGCAATGCTGTCGTATCCTTTGGCACCGCCTTTGTCATATCCGCGCTCTTCGAGGCGCCCGTCATTCGCATACTGaagatttgctttaaaaagtGA